In one window of Besnoitia besnoiti strain Bb-Ger1 chromosome Unknown contig00078, whole genome shotgun sequence DNA:
- a CDS encoding cytochrome b (encoded by transcript BESB_075880), whose protein sequence is MLKSTIQFVPYLPYYLIGLIFLQTAFGLIELSHPDNSIPVNRFVTPLHIVPEWYFLAYYAVLKVIPSKTGGLLVFMSSLINLALLSEIRALNTRMLIRQHFMTRNVVSGWVIIWVYSMIFLIIIGSAIPQATYILYGRLATIVYLTTGLVLCLY, encoded by the coding sequence tttgttccctatctaccatattatctaattggtttaattttcttacaaacggcttttggtttgattgaattatcgcacccagataactccataccagtgaaccggtttgtaactccgcttcatatcgtacctgaatggtactttttagcatattatgcggtgttaaaagtaatcccatccaaaaccggtggtttgttagtatttatgtcctctctcattaacttagctcttttatctgaaattcgagctttgaatactcgaatgttgatacgacaacattttatgactcgaaatgtagtcagtggatgggtaattatttgggtatacagtatgatcttcttgattattattggtagtgctattccacaagcgacttatatcttatatggtagattagctactatcgtatatcttactaccggattggttctatgcttatactaa
- a CDS encoding cytochrome b (encoded by transcript BESB_075890), with protein MSLFRAHLVFYRCALNLNSSYNFGFLVAITFVLQIITGITLAFRYTSEASCAFASVQHLVREVAAGWEFRMLHATTASFVFLCILIHMSRGMYNSSYSYLTTAWMSGLVLYLLTIATAFLGYVLPWGQMSFWGATVITNLLSPIPYLVPWLLGGYYVSDVTLKRFFVLHFILPFVGCILIVLHIFYLHLNGSSNPAGIDSALKVAFYPHMLMTDAKCLSYLIGLIFLQTAFGLIELSHPDNSIPVNRFVTPLHIVPEWYFLAYYAVLKVIPSKTGGLLVFMLSTCQ; from the coding sequence atgagtctattccgggcacacctcgtcttttatcggtgtgctctcaatctaaattcatcttataactttggtttcttagttgcaattacctttgtactccaaataattacaggtatcactttagcgttccgatatacttctgaagcatcttgtgcatttgctagtgttcaacatctagttagagaggtagcagcaggatgggaatttaggatgttgcatgcaacaactgcttctttcgtcttcttgtgtatcttaatacacatgtctcgaggtatgtataactccagctatagttatttaactactgcttggatgtctggtttagttttatatctacttactatagccactgctttcctcggttatgtactaccatggggacagatgagtttctggggtgctacagtcattactaatctcctttctccaataccatatttagtaccttggttactcggtggatactatgtatctgatgtaacattaaaacgattctttgtattgcactttatattaccttttgtaggttgcattctaattgtattacacatcttctatttacatttaaatggttctagtaaccctgcaggtattgattccgcacttaaagtagccttctatcctcatatgttaatgaccgatgctaaatgtctatcctatctaattggtttaattttcttacaaacggcttttggtttgattgaattatcgcacccagataactccataccagtgaaccggtttgtaactccgcttcatatcgtacctgaatggtactttttagcatattatgcggtgttaaaagtaatcccatccaaaaccggtggtttgttagtatttatgttatcaacatgtcaatga